Genomic DNA from Spartobacteria bacterium:
ATATTGGAGCCACTCAACCGTTTCATCACATGAAGCATGCGCAAAAACAAGAAAGCGTATGTAGTCTGCTTTATATCGCCTCCGCCCATATCCTTCTACAATGTTTGCAGAAACAGATTTCGAAGCCCGCCGGAGCTGGCTTCCCGTCTCATACAGCTCAACCTTGGGCAATCGCATGCTGAGTAGATGACAGGCAATCCCCAACGCATGCGCCCCCCGATAAACATCCAAATCCCTATA
This window encodes:
- a CDS encoding four helix bundle protein gives rise to the protein MKSYRDLDVYRGAHALGIACHLLSMRLPKVELYETGSQLRRASKSVSANIVEGYGRRRYKADYIRFLVFAHASCDETVEWLQYILDVYPDQEEQVQCTLNQANQVGARLNRFIQAVEAKHNEFESSEE